The window TGTTCTAAATGCAATTAAGATACAGCAGTACTTAGAATACAGTAGTACTGAGAATACAGTAGGCTGGGCTACACTTATAGGTACAATGCCGCAACTGTACTTACATAAGTTTCAACCGAAGTGAATTGTTACTTAAAATGCACTTGTATTTAACATAGGCGATTGTAGCGGTGTATCTGTTGGTGACGCTATGTTATCAACCGGTGGTCTAACCTAGCTGTTACTAACACGGTGATACATGACAGGGATCTAACATAGCCATagacaggatggtacagtgaCTAACATAGTAGACTGGATGGTACAGTGACTAACATAGCCAAagacaggatggtacagtgaCTAACATAGCCAAagacaggatggtacagtgaCTAACATAGCCAAagacaggatggtacagtgaCTAACATAGCCATagacaggatggtacagtgactaacatagtagacaggatggtacagtgaCTAACATAATagacaggatggtacagtgaCTAACATAGCCATagacaggatggtacagtgactaacatagtagacaggatggtacagtgaCTAACATAGCCATagacaggatggtacagtgaCTAACATAGCCATagacaggatggtacagtgaCTAACATAGCCATagacaggatggtacagtgaCTAACATAGCCAAagacaggatggtacagtgaCTAACATAGCCATagacaggatggtacagtgactaacatagtagacaggatggtacagtgaCTAACATAGCCAAagacaggatggtacagtgactaacatagtagacaggatggtacagtgaCTAACATAGCCAAagacaggatggtacagtgaCTAACATAGTCAAagacaggatggtacagtgactaacatagtagacaggatggtacagtgaCTAACATAGCCAAagacaggatggtacagtgactaacatagaagacaggatggtacagtgagtAACATAGCCAAagacaggatggtacagtgactaacatagaagacaggatggtacagtgagtAACATAGCCAAagacaggatggtacagtgactaacatagtagacaggatggtacagtgactaacatagtagacaggatggtacagtgaCTAACATAGCCAAagacaggatggtacagtgaCTAACATAGCCATagacaggatggtacagtgaCTAACATAGCCATagacaggatggtacagtgaCTAACATAGTAGACAAGATGGTACAGTGACTAACATAGTagacaggatggtacagtgactaacatagtagacaggatggtacagtgactaacatagtagacaggatggtacagtgaCTAACACAGCAGTACCTGAGAGTGACCTAACATAGCCAATACAGAGGACATCACTATGGGAAGGTTATACAGTCAGGCCCAGCATAGCAATCAGAGGACATGTGGCATCTTTCCGTGACCAGCTGTGTTACCGCAGGGCCACTTCCTGTGGCCCGTTGTGACCGTCGGGCCACTGCATGTGGCCAGTGAGGGCCACtacatgagccacacacacacacacacactatcggaGCTGCTGTTGATGTGTTATCAAGCGATTCCCAGTGACGAAACTTTGTCATAATTATGTATCACTGCTCATCATCACATTTACCTAACGCTAGTCTACCTTCAGACCGTTTTCTTTTTAGTCAAATATTCCGGCTGGTAATgcattttcctccccccccccaaccttcccccatccccccacttgTCAACAGTAAATCAagttgagaaaaagaaaaagaaaaggcattgTACGACAACTTAAATGACCATTtctgagcctttttttttttgaccaagcCTTTTCGAAGACCGACTCACGTCGACTTCACATTAGATTTATGGAGACTTCTCtcgctgctgctccacctcctccaccccgagTCTCCACTGACATCATCGCCCTCCTCCACACTCTGGACTCAGGAGCTTAAGAGCCAATCTCACAAGGCTTGACTcacaagaagagagaagaccacCTTGTGGGTCTTTTCTGGTGGAGAAGAGGCGCGTGAAATTGCCTCGCCattgcttccctcctcctcctccgtctctacTACTGAGGAGGGGAAAATTACAGAGcaacagaaagcaaaaatgagagaTGTCATCTCGCTCCATTATTGTCATCTTGCTCTGGAAGGACCCACTTCTAGCCAGaacataggggaaaaaaaatatatataaaccaaaaaaaaaaaaaaggtggcgtGCGTTTGTTTAAGAAAAacctttttttatttaaaaaaaaagggttgaatTTTTATATAGACTCAAACAAATACATTCGTTCACTTTAGTGGCTTCGTCTGTGTGCTTTTAGGGATTCGTACGATATAGCGAGGTAACACAGGAAACCCTATCGAATTTACTTGCTTCTGTTTGTTGTGCAGTggacaaaaaaattatatactaaaaaaaatatatatatatatgaattggtcTATTTTGTTCCTTCCAGAGAAGAATTTAAAAAAGAGATTAAAATACGAACGTATATGTTAGACGACCAAACGTATATGTTAGACGACCGAACGTATATGTTAGACGACCAAACGTATATGTTAGACAACGGAACGTATATGTTAGACGACCAAACGTATATGTTAGACGACCAAACGTATATGTTAGACGACCGAACGTATATGTTAGACGACCAAACGTATATGTTAGACGACCAAACGTATATGTTAGACAACCGAACGTATATGTTAGACAACAGCACGTATATGTTAGACGACCAAACGTATATGTTAGACGACCAAACGTATATGTTAGACGATCGAACGTATATGTTAGACGACCAAACGTATATGTTAGACGACCGAACGTATATGTTAGACAGCCAAACGTATATGTTAGACGACCGAACGTATATGTTAGACAACCAAACGTATATGTTAGACGACCAAACGTATATGTTAGACAACCGAACGTATATGTTAGACAACCGAACGTATATGTTAGACGACCGAACGTATATGTTAGACGATCGAACGTATATGTTAGACGACCAAACGTATATGTTAGACAACCGAACGTATATGTTCGACAACCAAACGTATATGTTAGACGACCGAACGTATATGTTAGACGACCAAACGTATATGTTAGACAACCAAACGTACGACCAAACGTATAAGTTAGACAACCAAACGTATATGTTAGACAACCAAACGTATATGTTAGACGACCAAACGTATATGTTAGACAACCAAACGTATATGTTAGACGACCAAACGTATATGTTAGACAACCAAACGTATATGTTAGACAACCAAACGTATATGTTAGACGACCAAACGTATATGTTAGACGACCATCAGTCTTATTCTTGTACCATTTCTAGAAGAATTTTAttttctgctgttgttgttgttgttgttgttgttgactagATCTTCCATGACTGTACTATGCGTTGTATTTCATTGGTTCATTGGACTATGCGACAAGGGTGTTATGTTGTTATAGCTGGAGATACAAGACTGTGTTTATATATCTATTGTGCGACCATTCTTTTATAGTGACGCCGAAGTACTGAGGTCAGAGACCTTCCCTCAGGGCTGGTGGGGGGTCACTGGTGTGTGTTCCCTGAGGtcacaggtcctcctccagggctactgggaggtggtggagtgtcTTCGAGTTCAGAGGTCCTCCTCCAGGGCTactgggaggtggtggagtgtcTTCAAGTTCAGAGGTCCTCCTCCAGGACTGCTTGGGGTTGTTGGAGTGTCCCTTGAGGTCAGAGGTCCTTCTTGAAGGATGAGGTAGGGGTCGGTGGGATATCCCCAAGGCCGAAGGTCCCCATCCTAGTCTGGTTGGGGGTTGCTGGAGATCCTTCGAGCTCAAAGGTCCTCCTCCCAGCTCAGAGGTCCTCCTCCACTCATGGCAGTGGTCGGTGGAGTGGTGCAAGAGTGGGAGGGACTGATCTGATGGACTTCCTCAAGGACAACCATCAAGGGCCAGGTGCAGTTGAAGCCCTCTGTGTTATAAATGTCTTATGAATAGATTTCCTTCGTCAAAtggatcaaagaaaaaaaaaaagacactcaaGTATTGGctcttatgatgcctccttcccttgaacagccctctcgtctctccctcttcatataaccggTACATCTGTCTACAATGAGTAGCATGAAACCCCACTAACAACCACAGTGGGCAGTCTGAAGATCCGACCAACATTCACAGTGGGTGATATGATCCACTAAGAATCACAGTGGTTCACAGTGGGTAACATGGCCCCATCAGTGATATGCCTTGTGACCAGCAACCATCCATACCTTATCTGCAACAACTTCACTTcacagataaatgataatgaaaagatatttcatgttaaacatatacaaaaaaaagaataaaactatTTATATGATTGACAACATAAATTCTTTAATTATTTGATAGCTTTTTCCTTTACGATTAACTTAACTTTCCATTCATTAGATATGTATATCATCTAAGATCATAAGATAAAGCCGATGTTTCATAAATGCTTTTACCCACGAATGAAAGAATTGGATCTAACACTCCTTATTAGTTTCCTTCATGCTTTTACGGACAGCTGAGGGCATATTGGCTCTAGAATCACATCTAGTAATCTTAAGTAGCGCTCTGTAGTGGAATCCAATCTTAATTTTCCTGAAACACAAGACCTTAGCCAAGTAGAGGCGAGAGGAATATTATGATAATACGAAAGTCTCCAATATCAAatcacattcttcttcttctttccaaacTCATACCAAAACATTGGCAAGGAAGATCTGGATGGAGCAATATTCCGTAGATTCAGTTCCAGCGAATATTTCAGAAGGTTTTGCTTACTTTACTTCGTCATCTTGACTGAAGTGTGGTCACTCTCACCCATGAAGGACATTAACACAATCATGACATAAGAGAGAAGCAGTTATCCTGTGTCGTGTTGCCCCATACCCTCTAGCGAAGGGTGAAGGTCCCCCAGTGGAAGGACTTCCACCCCTTCCAGTCATAAAAGATCCCACACAGAAGGCTCCCCAGCCCAAGCAGAGCCCCAGGGAAGGCACCCGAACCCCAGCAATCCCCCAGGGAAGGCACTCTGACATCTGTAGACAAGTGTATTTTAACCTGTGTGTTTCAACTTAGTCGAAAGACAGAGTGCGTGATGTTCgtgcgagtgtgtttgtgtgcgtgggtgcgtgtctGTGCGTGTGCATGTTGGCATATTTTTCTGAGGCTAGCTGGTAGTAGGTCAGTTGCAGCTTTTTCTCATCCTAGTTCTGTGTCACCTATTTGTCTAGGGGCCTCTCAATCGctgagaaggtgaaggagccTCGACAGCGTCGGCTTCAGGAGCCAGTaatacgtgtgggaagagagagagtggagcgGAAGGGAAGAAAGAGGTTGTCCAGCAGGCCATAGAGTGATGGGTGAGCTTAAAGAAGGAAACAAGAAGCAGAACTTTTAAAAGAACGAGTCTAATTGTCCTTACGACGATAAGCGAtgcttttcatcatttcttatcttCAGAGCGAAATGTTCGAGAAGATATCGAAGTCAGAGGGTCAGAACCTTTGCCTGGAACCTTGTGTGTCCAGGCGCAGGTGTTAGTTGGTCAGCTTAACTGCAGTCTGGAAAACCTCGTCTCATTCTTATCAGTAAAATTAGATGTAAATATCAACCATGTTAAGAGACGGACCCGCTTAACTACCTGGTATCAGAGGGTTTCCAGGACACAGCATCCTAACCAACTGGTGAAGGAGGTTAGGTTCTTGTTTCTTCAGCTCTTGGTTTGTGCAGTTGAGACGATAGCGCCGGCGTGTGAGTGTTGGATTATCTGGATGACAAGGTGGAGACATCCCAGATCTATCAGCTGTCTGAGGGTACGAGTCCCCCCACACTAGGACACCTGCTTGGCGTCTGTTATCACCCCCACGGCCGTAGGGTCCTTCCCCATCCTGCTATCTAGCCAGGCAGGCGGGAGTCTTGTCTTTCTTGTGCCattaccaagtctctctccctcgctcgaTCCCGGGGTCCCGCCACTACTCACGGAATACAGTTCTTTGTCCTCGTTCTTCTGAGTCTTGAGAACCGGCGAACAAAACTTGAGAAAAACATTTGACATAGATGGTTCTGGCGACACACTGGCCCTAGTCACGTATGCATCGCTGGACTCAGGAGATGTGAGCTTATCCCGATCATATTACGTCAGTACCTTTGCAGTGGACATGTCTCCAGAGGAACTGATATGGATGACGCCAGTGTGAACGCATGCTTGTGAATCTTTTCCCCAGTGTGAGTGTGAACACATTAAGTGTGTCAGTGCCATCAGCTAACAAGGTAGCTGAAGTGTATCGGAGTGAACACTTTTAGCATGAGCGTCTGGGAGTTCAAATTTCGATTGCATtggtaaaacaaaaaaatgaatgtaaaaagGACTTTCTACTTAGTTACGTAAATAAAGAATACCGTCTGTGTCTCTCATCACTATTTACACTTCCGGTGGTGAGGAACTTCAAGATGTAACTTGTAAGCGAATTCTTTTACAATGATCGACTCAGCTCAGCATTAGGCATGAAAACCTGGCCACATCCCCTCCGCTACTTCACCCAGCATCCCTATAGGGGTCAGCAGTGCCAGGGATCATTGTAGGAGATTCAGCAGTGCCAGGGATCATTGTAGGAGATTCAGCAGTGCCAGGGATCATTGTAGGACAGTTAGCAGTGCCATGGATCATTGTAGGACAGTCAGCAGTGCCAGGGATTTCTGTAGCAGAGTCAGCAGTGCTAGGAATCACTTTACGACAGTCAGCAGTGCCAGGGATCTCTGTAGGATAGTCAGCAGTGCCAGGGATCTCTGTAGGACAGTCAACAGTGCCAGGGATCTCTGTAGGAGAGTCAACAGTGCCAGATACTATTGTTGAAGAAAGTAGTGTCATTGGCATTACTGAGACGTCTTCAGGGGTGCCTGGCAGTCCCCACTCTTCTCCATGGGGTGTATGGAACTCCTCACCTTTCCCTAGTGGCCCCTGGCACTATTTACTCTTttccagtggttcctggcactcaTTCTTCTCCAGGGGTCTCTGTCACTCCCCACACGTCTTCACTGGTCCCTAGCGCTCTGCATAGGTCTCTAGGGGtccctggtacttctcacacatcTCCACGGGTCTCTGgcactcctcactcatcctcattgTTTCCTCACCACCGCCGCTTCTCCCTTGCCCCGCCTCCTTGGCCTGGACAGTGTAGTCACCCACACACTGGCCAGAGCGCCTCACGGCCACCCTCAACCACCCGCTAGATACTGCCCCGCCTCGCTCCCGGGTGCCAGACCCGAGCTAGCCCAAGACAGCGGTAGTCTGTGGAGGCCGCTGCTCACAAAGGCATTAGTATGAGGAACCAGATTCTAAGTATGTCTGAGATGCACTCAAGCTCATGAATGCCCTTGAGACGGTTTAAGGGGTAAAATATATGCGAGTCCATTTCCTGCTGGCCTTATCTGGGCCCCGACTCTTACAGCCACCATATCATAATGTTGATGCTCCTGGCgggagatttaaaaaaaaaaaagaagttttcaaGCTATTTGATGTTTATTTTAGTTCCTGGGCCAGTCTCCAGGGCATTGCTGTGCTTCTCTGTGTTCACTAGACGCAGCAGCCCTGAGTGTAGTGTTGACGTTCGTGGACCACAGACGGATTCAATCCGCCTGCGCAGGTCTCGCCAATCCATCTGTAAACAAAGGACGGTCGGCGGGTGCGACTGTGTTGCACGAACGTCGTTTAGAGCGACGGCTCTGTACCATAGCGTCGAAAATCGACCCTTCAGGCTATTGTCGATATATTATCAACTCTCTTGCGTTAGTGACAAGTGTTCTGAGGCTCTTAAACATGTGATCATGGCATGGATGTCTCTAATGTATTTGTAATGATGTTAGGAGACAATGTGTACCAGTCTCTGGTATTGTAATTAGCTTTTGTTAATATATTTTTAATAAATAAAGCAGAAAGCACAGTGACCTgggtctcttattttttttttccttcattatgtATTCGTATATGTATTCCTGGTCTCCTGTATTCTCTCCGGAGTGACCTTGTGGGTGACTGATCATGTATCACAATCTAATCTTAAAGTCTGTCGAGTTAGTATCTGCTTTATGGGATGTTTCCGGCCGATTAATCTTGTAATGGATATATATCACCCTCTCTGTTCCACTGCAAATATGTTTCACCTTCTCTGTCCCACTGCAAATATGTTTCATCTTCTCTGTCCCACTGCAAATATGTTTCATCTTCTCTGTCCCACTGCAAATATGTTTCATCTTCTCTGTCCCACTGAAAGTATGTTTCATCTTTTCTGTCCCACTGCAAATATGTTTCATCTTTTCTGTCCCACTGCAAATATGTTTCATCTTTTCTGTCCCACTGCAAATATGTTTCATCTTTTCTGTCCCACAGCAAATATGtttcatcttctctgttccaCTGCAAATATGtttcatcttctctgttccaCTGCAAATATGtttcatcttctctgttccaCTACAAATATGTTTCATCTCTGTCCCACAGCAAATATGTTTCATATTCTCTGTTCCACTGCAAATATGTTTCATCTTCTCTGTCCCACTGCAAATCTGTTTCATCTTCTCTGTCCCACTACAAATATGTTTCACTATGTCAATCTCATACCAGATATGTTTCAAACTATCAATCCCATTACATATATGTTTCCATCCCATTCATCTCAGTGACAGACATGTTTCCATTTTCTCACACCCAGTTGCAAAGAAGACTTTTCTCCCATTAGTCCATCCGACCGACACACAAAAAATGTTTCTACCCGTCAATTCCACCTAAATAAATCGTTCTACTCCATCAATCCCACTAACAAAAATGTTTCTACCTCATAAATTCCACTGAGGAAAAATGTTTCCATCCCATCAAACACTTCTACACAGAAGTAGGATCAAACACCCTGGTACATCAGCTCTGTATATTGAGAGGCTAATCATTAAACAaccgatgtgtatatatatatatattcctatacattgatacatatatgaacatttaTTAAAAACGTAgtagataaatgtatataaattatCTTCATGAACAGGGAATTTGGATATGTAATGGATAATTCTCACCACTAACACAATACCAGAAAAATGATGTTGGAGATGAATAGTTCGTTAGTATCCAAGTGTTGAACACTGAGAGAAACATTTGTACATGGAAAGCTCTAGTAGTTTAGCTCCTCTGTTTCGTTCGAGACAGAGGAACTGCTTCGTTACGAAATTCGTTATCACAAAGAACTCGGACTAGCGTAGGCAAGAGAGGGTATTTGCAGTTGCTTGCAAACAAGACTGAAGGAAGGACTGGATAGAAGAATGTAACGCAATTAGCAACTCTGAGTCTGTGATTTTCAAGTAGATTTCACTCACTAGTGTAGAAGTACGACACGGATGCCTAACTTTAAGGTTACTCAAAATTCTGAGATGTAAGACTTGGGCGTAACTCATTGCGTCAACCCTTCCCTCCATGTGAGGCTCAGACGTGTGGCAGTGGCCAGCGGGCGGGCGTGAAGATGAGCAGGACTCTTCCCTCAATCTGAGTAACAATTACTTCTTGTTGTACCTGTAGGAGGGGAAGAGGCGGCCCCCGAAGTGTAAGGGTCTctggctcccctcctcctcctcctcgtcctcgtctgaGTCTGAGTCTGAATCCTCGTCGTCTTCTTCACTGGATTCATCGCTGAAGTCTTCGTCAGACTCGTCGGAGTCCTCGTCGCTCTCCTCTGAGGAGTAGTCGTCGTCCTCGGCTCGCTCAAGGGCCTCCTGATAAGCCTGGAAGAAGTGCTCCTTGGCCCTCTTGACCTCGTCGGTGTCCTCTGGGACGGTAGGAAGGGCGTCGCTCTCCACTCGGTATCCACCATCGTCGGCGCCGTATTTGAACAGGTACTCGTCTCCCTCAGGAGCGACGAAGGCGAAGTGCCCATTGACTTGGCCTTCTTCATTACGTTCCTCGGCACGTTCGCTGTCGCCGACGTGGTATACGAAGCTACGGATGACGTGGAACGGCAAGTGGATTTAAAGACAGAACTGACTTGGATTGAATTGAATTGACATATTATCACATGGGGCTATCTTATTAACTTCTCATCACTTAGGTCTATCTTATTAATACTTCATCACATGGGGCTATCTTATTAACTTCTCATCACATAGGTCTATCTTATTAATACTTCATCACATGGGGCTATCTTATTAACTTCTCATCACATAGGTCTATCTTATTAATACTTCATCACATGGGGCTATCTTATTAACTTCTCATCACTTAGGTCTATCTTATTAATACTTCATCACATGGGGCTATCTTATTAACTTCTCATCACATAGGTCTATCTTATTAATACTTCATCACATGGGGCTATCTTATTAACTTCTCATCACATAGGTCTATCTCATTTATATTTCACCACATGGGGCTATCTTATTGTAAAATTTTGCCTTCAAACTTCACCTATATTACCTTAACTAAATTTAGATCATAAGAACTTAAAATTCAATCTTATTTAGAGAAAACATGACCATATCACAACAGCTTGATCATTCTTTTAGCCTTTAACTTTGCACGAACTAGGAACTCACCCAGCCAACCAACGTGTCGTGTTGGGCAGACGACTCACCTGTATATGCCGTTGCTACCGGGGATGAAGTCGTTCCTGTAACTCTGGAAAGACTTGAGGGTTTTGTACACATGTCGTTCAACTGAGTCGTCGGAGACACTGGTCGCCACTGCCACCAAGAGCAAGATCAGAGCTGAGGTCTGCAGGAAGAGGCAAAGACACAAGGGGTCAGGGGATGGAGGCCTTCAAGGAGTTACTGTACATCAGGATGTCTTACCAAAATGTttctatgatgatatatatatatatacgttcctgCAGTGAGGCTGGGTGTTTGTACTTGAGAGTTTTTGACATTAATCCAATCCTTTTTTTCATCACACGCATTTTCTCTTGTGATATTTATACACCCGAGTCATCAACAATGAATTCTATGTTCACAATTGCTCATTTGTCTTTGTGGTTTACGTGTAGAACATCACCCAGTTATATCCACATCATACGTGCCACATCCAGTTTAATCTTAACTATTGCGATATCAATGAGTTTTTCCCACAAGCCTACGACCGAACATTGAAGATGGCCTTTTACGTCACCCGTCGCTTTGCTACGGGAGATACGACAGGTCGTATACTGGTGGCGACAACCCATTACAGGTGATAAAGATATCTCGTCCAATGATGCTGTATTTATGGTATTCGAAGCCGTGTCTGAGGGTCGATGTGTCGATCCAGAAATGATATTAGTGTATCACGAAACCAGTTAAGACACTAAGAGAACTTGTTTACTTAAGAATGGCTTTGGCATAGTCAGGAAGTTCTTGTCTAGCGCAGCTGCTGTGAAGTGTAACCCTGGTAAGTATTTGATACATCCAGCACCGCTGTTTAATCAGCACAGCTGGTGTGGAGATTTATCATCAAGGCATTGCAGACTTTCTTTTGATGAAGTTGAAGAGTTAAACTGCCTCCACAGTGAACATAGATGATATTAGATCCTTTGTAAGTGTAGTGATGGTCATGCTTAGTTCTCATGACTAGCTATAGCTAGAACACAAGTACTTTCGACAGTACCCCTTCTAATTCTGTCTCCCTGGCTGAAACTGGACCCGCTTTCACTCATGCTACCACCTCCCAACCCATCTGTCTAAACCAGCTACGCATcccttcccctcatctcttcTTACTTGTCCAGATAATTACCTGTCTTTGAAGATACAAAGGCGAGTGAAAATATATCTGCACACATCCTGAGAGATATCGCAGCAAAAACCTTGCACCGGAGCACATGAGCAAAAAGGTTAAGATATATTTTGCCTGATGGTTGTTCTGAAGCTGACCAGAGTCCGGCCCTCCTGATCATATCCTACGAAGGTAGTCAAGATGAGGATTACGTCTGCAGGAGACGTATATCGTAAGTACTCACCACAAACCTGTAAGTAATCGTCAGGACCAAAAACACAGAACATGAACGACTTTAACAAGGCGGACATGTTAGCCATAGATGGCTCCGGAGACAAGGGCGTTGTCAGAAACTACTTTCATTTCAGGTTTTCCCGAATATCTTCCGTCACAATCCGTTGATAAAAGTTAATACTGGAAAGCGCAAGAAGACTAAATCTATTGTTGTCTAAGAGTTAGGTACTTGCCTTACCTTATTCTTCATTAGGATCTCATCTTTGAGGAAGATAATTTAGCTGATGATGCGAGAAGTCAATAATTGTGTGTGCTAGCTTATGATTTTGTAACTTCAAAGTTCGTTATCTAGCACGTATTAACTAGTAAGTCTCTAGAAATATCTCTAGATTATGATAGATTATGTTCATATCTACTGGGTGACAATATTTGTTTACGATTAGGGTAATTTCTTCAATGCCATGGAGGCAACAGCTGTGATATTTTAAATTCTCAGACTCAATGCCTGAAAATGATTCAGACGAATAGAAATGCTCCACAGGGATCTATGAAGtgtgaaggaaaatatatattacaaaatagtAATTACTGACGTTACAGGAGACAAATGAGTCAGCCAGGGAGCCTAAACCACGCAGTGGAAGCTGGGTCCACTACCCACAGTAAAGGCCAGACAGTTAGTTCTGAAGCATTCGTCTCTCTGAGACTCATGTGTGCTGGCCACTGCAACACTTGCACTACGCGTCGGTAATGAGTGACATGTTGACATGTACATGGGAGGACAAGGGATGGACAAGATAACAGagtacctgatggtctatgacgaggttatc is drawn from Panulirus ornatus isolate Po-2019 chromosome 49, ASM3632096v1, whole genome shotgun sequence and contains these coding sequences:
- the LOC139764405 gene encoding uncharacterized protein gives rise to the protein MQTSALILLLVAVATSVSDDSVERHVYKTLKSFQSYRNDFIPGSNGIYSFVYHVGDSERAEERNEEGQVNGHFAFVAPEGDEYLFKYGADDGGYRVESDALPTVPEDTDEVKRAKEHFFQAYQEALERAEDDDYSSEESDEDSDESDEDFSDESSEEDDEDSDSDSDEDEEEEEGSQRPLHFGGRLFPSYRYNKK